AAAAAACGTACAATCAAGTGTAGTTAAAGGATTTGTTAATAATAAGGATACTGTTTTTAAAGTAAATTTGTCTAATAATCTTGAACCAATTATTGTATTTAAAGATATAGTTTCTACATTTTTTACTAAGGATTCCAATCTCTTTATTAATTCCCAAAGTGGACTTTATTGTAAAAAGAAAAATCAGCAAAAGGCCTTTAAAATATTTAGTCATAATAGTTTGAATTTTGTTTATGTTGATAATAAATCAAATATTTGGGCTTGTACAAGCACCGATGGAGTTTATTTATTGCAAAAAAATGAGGTTAAGAAATTTTCAAATATTAAAAATTGTACATTTCGTACAATCAAAGTCAATAGTTCAAAGGCATTATTTGGAGGCCTGAATTGCTCAGCAGAAATGGAAAAAGGAAAGTTAAAGGTGACGAAGTATAATGGCAATGAAGTTTTAAATCCATATTATTGGAAGAGTCAAAAAAGAGCAATATTTATTGGACAATATTATATTTATTTTTCAAAGCATGACTCAATAAAATTCCCTTATAATATTAAATGTTTTTCTTATTATAGTTCCGATACGATTCTCATTGGTTCTGGAGCTGGCTTGTATTTTTATGATCTTAAGAATAGAAAACTAGGTGGCAAAATGATTGATGGTAGAATTTATTCATTAGGCTATGGTAATAATAAAATATGGGCATACACTGAAAAAGGAATAGTATTGATCCATAATGGACGTTATCAATATTTAAGACTAATTAAAGATAAGGATATTAGTATAAGTAATGTTATGTCAGATAAGCAAAAGAATACCTGGATTTCGACCTCAGGCATGGGGGTATTCGTTCTAGATAGTCAAAATCAAGTCATAAAAAACCTGCAAGAAAAAAATGGATTAATAAGTAATAATTGCAAATCTATGTTTATTGACGATGACAATCGAGTATGGCTTGCTAGTAATAAAGGATTATCCTGTATTGATGAATTAGATAAAATTAGAAATTATACCGAATCTGATGGCTTACTTTCTTCGGACATATATGATTTGGCATTGATTGAAGATACTGTTTATGTTCTTACTAGCTTGGGTTTATGCACGTTTAATTATATTCCTAGAACGCAAATCTATTTTTTTCCTCTATCAATAACTGAATTAAAAATAGGAGATAGTATCTATAGCTCTATACCCTCCATACTTGAACCAAGTTCTAATTCTATTAAAATAAGTTATGCTGGTATCTATTATGAAGCAAGTGACGATATTCAATATGAATATAAATTAATATATAACAATGTCGATAGCAAATGGATAAATACACCAGATAATCAAATTGCGTTTTCTTCACTAAAGCATGGAAATTATAAGTTATTGATAAGAGCATATAATAAAAATGATAAAACAATTTTATCGAAAACTTTTGTCTGGACATTTAAAATCAAGCCCTATTATTTCCAAACTATATGGTTCTTCATATTATGTGTTTTGACTATAGGGATAATTGGGCTATGGTATGGGTATAGCTATCAAAATCGGAAGAAAAAAATAGAAAGTGATAGGATGATCTTAGAGTCTAAGTTAAAAGATATTACCCTTCGCAGCTTACAGCATCAAATGAATCCTCACTTCATCTTTAACTCATTGAATACAATCCAATATTTTATCTCTATGGAGAATGAAATGGATGCGAATATTTATCTTTCCTCTTTCAGTCAATTAATGAGAGATATGCTTGAAAATATCAAAAGAGAACTGATAACTCTTGATGCAGAAATAGAATTTAATAAACGCTATGCAGAATTGGAGTTAATGAGATACCAGAATAAATTTGATATAGAGTTTAATGTAATGTTAGATAATACAGAGGATATATTGATTCCAACAATGTTAATTCAGCCCTTAATAGAAAACGCAATAAAACATGGAGTGTCTAATCTAAAAAATAATAGAGGAAAAATTGAAATTAATTTCTATAATAAGTCAATTGATTTATTACAGATAGATGTCAAAGATAACGGAACTTATACTCCTAGGACTAATTCTAAACCCAATTATAAATCTACAGCTATGAATGTGATAAAGGAGAGATTAGCTCTCTATACTAAAAACAATTGTTCTGGGGAGTTTTCAATTCAGTATTATACTGAAAACACGGTTGCCACTATTATTATCCCTTATTAAATCAGATTAAAATGATAAAAGCTATAATCGTAGATGATGAATTGACTAGTGTTCAGTTATTGTCTAACTTACTAAAGAAGCATTGCGATCAAATTGATATCTCTGGCGAGTTTACAGATATTGAAAGTGCTTATGATTTTATTTCATTGCATTCTCCTCAATTAGTATTTCTAGATATAGATATGCCACCCTTTACGGGTTTTGATTTATTAAAAAGAATAGAAAAACCTAGTTTTGAGGTAATATTTGTGACAGCTTATGATCACTACGCAATAGAAGCTATCAAGTTTTCTGCCTTATATTATATTCTAAAACCAGTGAATATTATAGAATTGAAAGAGGCTGTAAAGAGAGCAGTGGAGAGAATTTCCAATAATCAAGTATCGGATGTCTCAATATTAAATAAAGTCCAAGATAACAATTATCAAGGAATAAAGAGAATAGTTCTCAATCATTTTAAGGGTTCTGAACTAGTCGATATAGAAGATATTTTGTATTTAGAAGCCAATCAAGCCTATACCAGTTTTGTTTTAGTGGATGAAAAAAAAATAATTTGTAGTAAAAACCTCGCAGAATATGAAAAGATGCTTTTTAATAAAGGATTTTTTAGGATTCATAAGTCGTTTATGGTCAATATGAAATTTGTAAAATCTTTAGATAGAAAGGAAGGATTGGAAATTTTACTCATTAATGATATAAGATTGCCACTTTCAAGGACTAGAAAGGCAGGTTTTATTGATATACTGAAATTGTAGTTTATCAATATATAAGACCGTTTATCAATTCAGAATTACCGTTTATCAATTCAGAATTACCGTTTATCAATTGCTTGAAATTTTAGTTTGTTTATGATATGATCTTTGTGTCATTATTATTAATCAACTTAAATTTTTAAATCATGAAAAAAATATTTTTAGTTTTTACTGTTTTACTGAATATGCATAACGTAAATTCACAAATACCAACAGCTGGGAGGGTTTTACATCTAGATGCCAATATTGGTTTTACAGGAAGTGGAACTGCTGCTGCAGCTTGGGCTGACCAATCTGGTAACGGAAATAATTGCACTGTTATGGCATTATCTACAGGTGCACCTACTCAAAACGCAGTCAATGGATTCCAAGCAATAAATTTTGGAGGAAATGTGATTATGAGAAGTGCAACAACCAATACTGTGACTGGAACTGTTGGTACCATAGTTTTAGTCAAAACAAATAATGGAAATGGTGCACCCGTTTCAGTTGCAAATGATGGGACTGTAAATAATGAATTAGTCATTCAGGATAATGTTACATATCATCATTCAAGTGCATCTAATTGGGTAGGAAAGCAACATCATTGTACTGGAACTATACCAGCAAACTCCCCTATGATTATTGCAGGTACATTTAATACTAATGTGGCAACATCTGATATTTCTAATTTCACAAATGGAGCGATATCTACATCAGCTATGAACACTCTAGGAGTAGCAGTAGCTTATACAGCCAATAATAGAAGAATATATGTCGGTTCTAGAAATCAGAATGGTGCGTTGCATGTTCCGTTTACAGGCAATATTTTTGAGGTTATAATTTATAATCGAATACTTAATGCAGTTGAATTGAATCAAGTATATGAAACTCTTAAATGTAAATACAATGTTAACTATGCTGCTTGTAATTTGAATCCAAACACTAATGCAACGATTGTAAATTCAAAGAAAGATACCTTATGTATAGGAGATTCTACTATATTGACTGCAAATCCTGCTGGTATGACTTATGCGTGGAACACAACTCCTTCTAAAACTACACAGTCCATAGCTGTAAAAGCTTCTGGAACATATACCGTGACAGTGACTACTCCAAATGGATGTACCTCTATCGCTTCTAGAATTATTGTATTCCGAGAATGTTGTCCAGATGAGTGCTTTTGGAATAAGGGTGGAAATATAAATGTAACATCTACCAATAACATCATTGGGACTATGAGTACAACCAATGTTCAAGATTTTAGAATTTTTACAGCAGGGACTCAAAAAGCAGTAGTTACAACCTCTGGAAACATTGGAATTAATAATCTTGCTCCTTCAAACAGATTAGAAGTTACACATGGTACAGCTGGAAATTCTGGTTTGAGATTGACAAATTTAATCTCCGGAACTAGTACTACTACTAATAACGCTAATCAAGTATTATCCGTGACATCAAATGGAGATGTAGTACTAGTTAATACAAATCAGGGGATTTCAAGTTCTTGTTCGACTCAATTTTATGTACCTAGAGTTAATATTACTGGATCATCAAACCTTACATGTTCTCAGATATATGATAATGGATCTAGTGTAGGAATTAGTTCAACCGGACCTTTTAATTATACATTAACCACAATTCCTCCTTTTTCAGGTGGTACAGTTACAACCACAGGAACTTTGAAATTAGATGTGAATGGAATCATAAGATGTACTGGAATATTTGCCACATCTGATGAAAAACTCAAAACCGAAATAAATTCAATAAAGAGTGCAAAGTCTATAATTTCAAAACTAAATGGAAAGACTTATTTTTGGAATAAACAATATGCAGAAAGCGCAAGCCTAGATAATGGAAGACACTATGGATTTTTAGCTCAGGAGTTAGAAAAAGTAATGCCAGAAGCTGTATTAAAAGATAATCACGGAAGATATGCTGTAGAGTATAATGCGCTGATTCCAGTTTTGGTAGAGAGTCAAAAGGAACTTATAAATGAAAATGAGACTTTAAAAGCTAAAATCTCCAGTTTAGAAGAAAGATTTACTTTATTAGAAAATTCTCTAGTAACCATCTGCGAAAGTGGTTGTATTGGCTTAAAAAAGGAAGTTAAAAATATGGATGTATTATATCAATCAATCCCGAACCCTACAGATGATGTAGCCTTGATTAACTATATTTTAAGTCAAGATGATCAAGATGCATATATTTCAGTCTTCTCTAACGAAGGTAAACAGCTTAAAACTATTAGACTAGAGTCTAAAATTGGAAAAGGAAATGTTAAAATTTCCTTAACTGAATTATCTGCGGGTGTTTACCCATATTCGTTAATTATTAGTGGAAAAGTAATAGATACGAAGAGACTTCAAATAATCAGATAGATATTATAGTCTGTTAACTCAACTTTATACTCTCTTCATTTTTATGAAGAGAGTATTTTTTTTTATATAACTTTGAATTTAATTTTAATGTTATTTTTTACTTAATTACCCAATGCAAACACAAAAAAAGAACGTTACTGAGTTTAATCAAGATGTAAAATTAAATGAGGGCTATAGGTATACCACCAATGCCCCATTTTCTTCTATAGTTGCGAATAAGAGAATTACAGAAGCTATCTTGAAATATATTCCTAAACATGCCAAAACAATTATTGATATTGGGTGCGGAGATGGTATATATACTAATGATTTAAAATCTGAGCTAACTGATAGACAATTCACAGGATTTGATCCTGCAAGTGAGGCAATAAATATTGCAGTAAAAAAGTATGAAAATATTGACTTCATTATTGGAGATTTGTTAAATAAAGAAACTTTTCCTAATAAATTATTTGATGTAGGAATAATAAGAGGGGTTTTACATCATTTGCCGAATGCTCAACTAGGAATAGCAAATAGTGCATATCTATCAGATTCAATAATTATTATAGAACCGAATGGGAATAATCCTATATTAAAATACATTGAAAGAACATCTAAGTATCATATTGAACACGAAGAACAGTCATTTAAAAGTAGTGATCTGAAAAACTGGTGTGAAATATCGGGATTTGAGGTAAACAAAATTGAATTTATAGGATTTGTTCCATTTTTCTTTCCAACGATTTTGTCAAGGATTATTTATTTTTTTCAACCAATCCTAGAAAAAATCCCATTATTAGGTAAATATTTTGGTGCACAAGTAGTTTTGTTTTGCAAAAAAAAATAGTAAATGTCAAGCATTGTTGATGATAGAGGATTTAATCAGGGTTTTACATTAGTTAAATCAACTGAGGTTCGCATGCAAAGGCGAGCACTTTGGTTTCAAAATGAAATGGATGCTGCCTCTCTGAAAACAGTATTAGAGATAGGTTGTGGAACTGGAGAGGTCAGTTATTGGTTAGCGCAAAATTCTAATTTGAGCGTATTAGGAACGGATTTATGTGTTCCATTTATAGAAGAGGCCAATAAAAAGTACAAATTACCCAATTTAAATTTTGAAGTATTGGATTTTAATAATCCAGAACAAGTTCAAGGTAGAAAATTTGATTATATTATTGGAAATGGTATATTACATCATCTTTATTATAACTTACCTAATGCTTTAAATACTATAAAAAATTTACTGACTGAAAATGGAAAGTTGATATTTATGGAACCTAATATTTACAATCCCTATTGCGCAGTTATTTTTAATATTCCAACTTGCAGAAAATGGGCAAATCTAGAACCTGATGAGATGGCGTTCTCTAAGCAATTTATTTCTCAAAAACTTAGGGAAAGTGGATTTAATAATATTAAAGTTGATTATAAAGATTTCCTTTTACCTGGTGTTCCAGAGTTTATGATAAAGCCTTCTATAATTATTGGAAATATTCTCGAAAAATTACCAATTGTAAATAAAATTTCACAATCTATATTTATTGTAGCTGAAAAATAAACTCATGAAAGTAAATCATTCATTATCACTACAAACTAAGCTATTTAGTTTTATTTCCATTTGTTTACTATCTTTAATGATTTATGCTAGTTATGATTGGGCTCCTAGTAATGATGAACGATTTCAAGTACCTTACGCGGATTTAAGTCTTGATTATTATTCTAGTTTTGGCAAGAATGATACAGTATTGACTACTACTACTAAGATTGAACCTGTGATGAAACATTATGGTATTGCTATTGAACTGCCTGCCCATTTTCTTCATAGATTGTTTGGCTGGGAACTTTATGGTATAAGACATGCCATTATGACTTTGGTGAGCTTTTTTTATATTTTTTTTGGCGCACTTTTGGCTAAAAGAATTACAAAATCATGGACTGCAGCATACATAGCTATGGCCTTTCTCATATTAACTCCTCGAATTTTTGGAGAGGCATTTAATAATCCCAAGGATCCTACCTACTGTGCAACATCTTTATTTAGTTTATACGCTTTCTTTGTTTTCCTAGATGCGTTGCCAAAACCATGTTGGAGGAAAACATGTTTATTAGGTTTAGGTGTAGCTGGCTCATTATTAGTTAGAATATCTGGATTGATAAGTGAATTCCTTTTTGTCATCTTTTTAGTTTGGGAACTTTACTATTTAAATAAAAATAAAATAAGAATTGATTTAAAAGATATAGCCAAGAAAGTATTTATTGCTTTTGGGGTAGGTTATTTTGTTGGGATAATGTTTTGGCCTGCTATGATTAATGCACCTTTAACTCAACCTTTTGAAGCATTAGCATTTCTGAAAAATTTACCTGTCACGGTAAAAAATTTATTTGAAGGAAAATATTTGCAATCCACTGAAATACCTTGGTATTATTTACCAAAATATTTTCTAATTTCTAATCCAGAAATAATTTTGATAGGCATCTTAATAGGATTTATATTTTTTTCATCCCTAACAAATAAGTATAACAAAAGAAGGATACTATTTCTATTAGTGTCTAGTTTTTTCCCCTTGTTTTTAATCATCTATGGTAAAACGGGTTTACTTACTGGTTGGCGACATGGATATTTTATTTATATCCCATTGGTAGTTTTTTCTGCTATTGCTATTTACAATTTGCTATTTAATTTAATTGAGAAGAAATTATATCAGAAGATTGGTTTGGTGGTGGTTAGTCTAGCTTTAATACCTACCTTTATTTTTATGATTAGAAACTACCCACTTTTCTATGTTTATTTCAATCCTACATTTGGAGGAGTAAAAAAAGCTATGGGAAATTATGAATTAGATTACTATTCACACTCTATAATGCCAGCCATTAAATGGTTAGAAAAAAACGAACCCGGTTTTGTAAATAAGAAGTTGGCATCTAATAATGGATTCCAAGTGTACGAAATTTTGAAGCCAAAGTACGGTGAAATTCCTGTTGCCTATACTCGATATCGCGAAAGATATGATCAAGATTGGGATTATAATATTTTAACACAGAGCTTTGTCGATGCGGAATATCTTAGAAATGGGTATTTCGGTTCAAGCAAAGATGTTATTAAGACGATAGATGTTGATGGAGTTCCTGTTTGTGTAATTTTAAAACGCACCGATAAAAACGATTATTACGGCAAAAAAGCTCTAGATTCCAATAATTTCCCTAAAGCTATTGAATATTTAACAAAAGCAATTCAATATAACCCGAGCAATGAAATCGCTTGGACGAATTTAGGTTTGGCTCAATTGAATATAAATCAAGCTAACGAAGCTGTTCAGTCATTATCAAATGCATTAAAAATATCCCCAGAGAGCATGATGGCTAAAAATTACCTTGCATATGCCTACTTGCAATCTGGCAATATAGCTTATGCCCAATCGGTATTGATGAATTTAATAGAAGAAAATCCAAATTTACCAGACCCATACCGTTTATTAGCTCAGATATATCAGCAGCAAGGTAACATGGCCATGGCTCAGCAGTATATGAATATTTATCAGCAGATTACAGGACAATTGGGAGGACAATAATTACCTCACCTTCTGCAGCGTCACTACGCTCTGATAGCCATCATTCTGGTACCTGCAATAATAAAAGCCAGAAGGAAGTTGTTCATCTTTCCATGTTAGCTGATAAATACCAGGTGCTGATTTTTCGTCCAACAAGGTTTGAATAAGTCGTCCTTCTGTATTATAAATCTCTACTAAACTAGACCCACCTTTGGAGTTAATATCGATTTTGATGGTATCATCACTTGTATATGGGTTAGGGTAGCATTGTAAGCGCTTTTCTTCTAATTCCTTTTGATAATCAGTGATACTGCCAGTTGCACAAGCTGCATTTTTTATTATTGGGATAGTTTGATGATTCTTAAACAATATGGTAGAAATGGCACTCTCATCGATGCAGAACCATTGTCTGAGAATTGATGCATAGACAGACCGAAAGTCATACTGCATAGCTAGATTGTCATCTACAGTAAAGCTTGAGTTAATTGTAGGGTTTACCCCTATGATTCCACTTTGTACTTGAGTGCCAAAAAGCAGCATCGGCAAGGCCGAACCATGATCTGTTCCACTACTGCCATTGGATTTTATTCTTCTACCAAATTCTGAAAATGTCATTCCAAGCACTTTATCTTCGATGGAAAGAAACTTTAAATCATTTTGGAATGCAGCTATAGCACTAGATAGGGTTGCTAAAAGTTCCGCATGTGATCCTTTTGTAAAATCAGCACTATCAACTTGATCGGAATGAGTATCAAATCCTCCTAAGCTTACCATATAGATTTTAGTTTTTAATCCACCTTTTATGAGCTTGGCAACTATTTTTAATTGATCCGCCAATTTATTATTGGTTGGGTAGGTTCCTTGATTTGTGACTTTTAAAGCAGCATTTTTGATAGCTGTATTATAGACTTTTGCCTGTCCTGCTACTTCTCTAACATAGGCCAGTTCTTTTCCTATCGCATTGCTGCCTGGAGAAGAGTGAGAGCCATTCACCAAATCATAAAAATCTTTATCACTAGTGACCGATATAGCCATAGGTATACCTGGTCCTGGGGACGGTCCTTGAAATCCGGGAGAAACTAAAGCCCCAATTTGAATAGCAAGAGGATCCGGCATATCGGCTGTAGGATAAGCATCAGGATAATCGGGAAATTGATAATTCAAATAACGACCCATCCAACCAGAATTCTCTACTACCTTGGCATCTGAGGCTGTAAGCCAAATATCTGTGCTTCTAAAATGTGAATAATTCTGATCAGGATAACCGACATTCTGAACAAAGTTAACCTTACCTTCATTGTATAGCGTTTGAATTCCTGTCATAGAAGGATGTAAACCTGTCTTATCTACTTTATCTAGTTTTAACACCTTATTTTCCGGAATTAATACATTGGCTCTGTGCAATGCTAAGTTTGTATACTGATCCAGAGGGATTAAGGTATTCAATCCATCATTACCTCCATTCAGTTGTATGATAACAAGTACATGGTCGTTGATGTCCGCTGAACCCGCTAATAGCGCACCCAAAGCTGATTTTTTTTGAATGGCTGAAAAACTAAATCCAGGAATAACACTTCCTAGTGCTATCGTTTTACCTGTTTTA
This genomic window from Chitinophagales bacterium contains:
- a CDS encoding class I SAM-dependent methyltransferase — its product is MSSIVDDRGFNQGFTLVKSTEVRMQRRALWFQNEMDAASLKTVLEIGCGTGEVSYWLAQNSNLSVLGTDLCVPFIEEANKKYKLPNLNFEVLDFNNPEQVQGRKFDYIIGNGILHHLYYNLPNALNTIKNLLTENGKLIFMEPNIYNPYCAVIFNIPTCRKWANLEPDEMAFSKQFISQKLRESGFNNIKVDYKDFLLPGVPEFMIKPSIIIGNILEKLPIVNKISQSIFIVAEK
- a CDS encoding response regulator transcription factor, which codes for MIKAIIVDDELTSVQLLSNLLKKHCDQIDISGEFTDIESAYDFISLHSPQLVFLDIDMPPFTGFDLLKRIEKPSFEVIFVTAYDHYAIEAIKFSALYYILKPVNIIELKEAVKRAVERISNNQVSDVSILNKVQDNNYQGIKRIVLNHFKGSELVDIEDILYLEANQAYTSFVLVDEKKIICSKNLAEYEKMLFNKGFFRIHKSFMVNMKFVKSLDRKEGLEILLINDIRLPLSRTRKAGFIDILKL
- a CDS encoding tail fiber domain-containing protein, which encodes MKKIFLVFTVLLNMHNVNSQIPTAGRVLHLDANIGFTGSGTAAAAWADQSGNGNNCTVMALSTGAPTQNAVNGFQAINFGGNVIMRSATTNTVTGTVGTIVLVKTNNGNGAPVSVANDGTVNNELVIQDNVTYHHSSASNWVGKQHHCTGTIPANSPMIIAGTFNTNVATSDISNFTNGAISTSAMNTLGVAVAYTANNRRIYVGSRNQNGALHVPFTGNIFEVIIYNRILNAVELNQVYETLKCKYNVNYAACNLNPNTNATIVNSKKDTLCIGDSTILTANPAGMTYAWNTTPSKTTQSIAVKASGTYTVTVTTPNGCTSIASRIIVFRECCPDECFWNKGGNINVTSTNNIIGTMSTTNVQDFRIFTAGTQKAVVTTSGNIGINNLAPSNRLEVTHGTAGNSGLRLTNLISGTSTTTNNANQVLSVTSNGDVVLVNTNQGISSSCSTQFYVPRVNITGSSNLTCSQIYDNGSSVGISSTGPFNYTLTTIPPFSGGTVTTTGTLKLDVNGIIRCTGIFATSDEKLKTEINSIKSAKSIISKLNGKTYFWNKQYAESASLDNGRHYGFLAQELEKVMPEAVLKDNHGRYAVEYNALIPVLVESQKELINENETLKAKISSLEERFTLLENSLVTICESGCIGLKKEVKNMDVLYQSIPNPTDDVALINYILSQDDQDAYISVFSNEGKQLKTIRLESKIGKGNVKISLTELSAGVYPYSLIISGKVIDTKRLQIIR
- a CDS encoding histidine kinase encodes the protein MNLFKCILFVVNFLILFINIGISQNYKITHYGVKEGMSSNCVYHCTQDSLGLIWFATDNGLTRFDGRKFKHFGITDGLRQNEVFHIQPISKNILLGYDLNHCFVIDNGRIKFLVSEINKVNALNHFYTDVYDTKVVVSKKDGILIFNKRNFKLINKYPLGLSLSYIDSFNNLKFIPIRKNVQSSVVKGFVNNKDTVFKVNLSNNLEPIIVFKDIVSTFFTKDSNLFINSQSGLYCKKKNQQKAFKIFSHNSLNFVYVDNKSNIWACTSTDGVYLLQKNEVKKFSNIKNCTFRTIKVNSSKALFGGLNCSAEMEKGKLKVTKYNGNEVLNPYYWKSQKRAIFIGQYYIYFSKHDSIKFPYNIKCFSYYSSDTILIGSGAGLYFYDLKNRKLGGKMIDGRIYSLGYGNNKIWAYTEKGIVLIHNGRYQYLRLIKDKDISISNVMSDKQKNTWISTSGMGVFVLDSQNQVIKNLQEKNGLISNNCKSMFIDDDNRVWLASNKGLSCIDELDKIRNYTESDGLLSSDIYDLALIEDTVYVLTSLGLCTFNYIPRTQIYFFPLSITELKIGDSIYSSIPSILEPSSNSIKISYAGIYYEASDDIQYEYKLIYNNVDSKWINTPDNQIAFSSLKHGNYKLLIRAYNKNDKTILSKTFVWTFKIKPYYFQTIWFFILCVLTIGIIGLWYGYSYQNRKKKIESDRMILESKLKDITLRSLQHQMNPHFIFNSLNTIQYFISMENEMDANIYLSSFSQLMRDMLENIKRELITLDAEIEFNKRYAELELMRYQNKFDIEFNVMLDNTEDILIPTMLIQPLIENAIKHGVSNLKNNRGKIEINFYNKSIDLLQIDVKDNGTYTPRTNSKPNYKSTAMNVIKERLALYTKNNCSGEFSIQYYTENTVATIIIPY
- a CDS encoding methyltransferase domain-containing protein, with translation MQTQKKNVTEFNQDVKLNEGYRYTTNAPFSSIVANKRITEAILKYIPKHAKTIIDIGCGDGIYTNDLKSELTDRQFTGFDPASEAINIAVKKYENIDFIIGDLLNKETFPNKLFDVGIIRGVLHHLPNAQLGIANSAYLSDSIIIIEPNGNNPILKYIERTSKYHIEHEEQSFKSSDLKNWCEISGFEVNKIEFIGFVPFFFPTILSRIIYFFQPILEKIPLLGKYFGAQVVLFCKKK
- a CDS encoding tetratricopeptide repeat protein, translating into MKVNHSLSLQTKLFSFISICLLSLMIYASYDWAPSNDERFQVPYADLSLDYYSSFGKNDTVLTTTTKIEPVMKHYGIAIELPAHFLHRLFGWELYGIRHAIMTLVSFFYIFFGALLAKRITKSWTAAYIAMAFLILTPRIFGEAFNNPKDPTYCATSLFSLYAFFVFLDALPKPCWRKTCLLGLGVAGSLLVRISGLISEFLFVIFLVWELYYLNKNKIRIDLKDIAKKVFIAFGVGYFVGIMFWPAMINAPLTQPFEALAFLKNLPVTVKNLFEGKYLQSTEIPWYYLPKYFLISNPEIILIGILIGFIFFSSLTNKYNKRRILFLLVSSFFPLFLIIYGKTGLLTGWRHGYFIYIPLVVFSAIAIYNLLFNLIEKKLYQKIGLVVVSLALIPTFIFMIRNYPLFYVYFNPTFGGVKKAMGNYELDYYSHSIMPAIKWLEKNEPGFVNKKLASNNGFQVYEILKPKYGEIPVAYTRYRERYDQDWDYNILTQSFVDAEYLRNGYFGSSKDVIKTIDVDGVPVCVILKRTDKNDYYGKKALDSNNFPKAIEYLTKAIQYNPSNEIAWTNLGLAQLNINQANEAVQSLSNALKISPESMMAKNYLAYAYLQSGNIAYAQSVLMNLIEENPNLPDPYRLLAQIYQQQGNMAMAQQYMNIYQQITGQLGGQ
- a CDS encoding DUF1501 domain-containing protein gives rise to the protein MQRREFLSKTGKTIALGSVIPGFSFSAIQKKSALGALLAGSADINDHVLVIIQLNGGNDGLNTLIPLDQYTNLALHRANVLIPENKVLKLDKVDKTGLHPSMTGIQTLYNEGKVNFVQNVGYPDQNYSHFRSTDIWLTASDAKVVENSGWMGRYLNYQFPDYPDAYPTADMPDPLAIQIGALVSPGFQGPSPGPGIPMAISVTSDKDFYDLVNGSHSSPGSNAIGKELAYVREVAGQAKVYNTAIKNAALKVTNQGTYPTNNKLADQLKIVAKLIKGGLKTKIYMVSLGGFDTHSDQVDSADFTKGSHAELLATLSSAIAAFQNDLKFLSIEDKVLGMTFSEFGRRIKSNGSSGTDHGSALPMLLFGTQVQSGIIGVNPTINSSFTVDDNLAMQYDFRSVYASILRQWFCIDESAISTILFKNHQTIPIIKNAACATGSITDYQKELEEKRLQCYPNPYTSDDTIKIDINSKGGSSLVEIYNTEGRLIQTLLDEKSAPGIYQLTWKDEQLPSGFYYCRYQNDGYQSVVTLQKVR